CGGTATCCGGTAACGGTGTAATCGACCAAAACGGGAACTTCGTAGGTACCGCTCCTGGTTCCGCAACCATCACCGCTGTAGCGGATGGCAAGACGTTGACTACGACGGTGACGGTTTATGGGCAGGCGGCTGGACTGAAATTGTCTGCTGCTAGTAATAACGTTGTAGCTAACGGTAAATCTCAAGATGTAATTACTGCAACTGTTGTTGATGCAAACGGTAACGTAGTTTCGAACTTCAACGGTACTGTTAACGTTGCTGTTACCACTAATGGTGCTGTTAAACTGGTTGGATCTTCAACAACCGACTATAGTTCTGGTGTACCCGCTCTGTTCAACGTAAAAGTAACCAACGGCGTTGCTACCTTCGCTGTTGTGGCAAGCTCTGCAGCTGGTCTTACTGATACCGTTTCGTTGAATGGTTTGGTATCTACCAATCAGTCGCCGATTGCAAGCAACGTAAACTATCCGACAATTGCAATCAGCACTGTAGCTCCTGCTGCTACGAGCTTGAAAGTTACTTCGGATATACCGAGCGTAAGTGTTAACGGTCCTACTTCAGGCAACGTTGTTAACGTAACCGCTCAAGTGCAAGATAGCACCGGAACAAACTTTGCATCTGCACAATACGTAACATTAACGATCACCGGGCCTGGTTCTTTCTCCAGCTCCAGTGATGTGAAGACCTTAACTGTTTACACTAATGCTGGTAATGGTTCTACTGGTTCTATTCCGGTTTATGCTACTCAAGGTGTTGCTGGGACCATCGTAGTAACAGCTTCGGCACAAGGGTTAAATTCCGGAACTCTAAATATTCCGACCTATGTAACTACAGCACCTGCGAACTTGAAGGTCACTTCGACCAACGGTACCACTTCTTCGGGTGTATCGTACACGGTTTACACCGTACAATTGGTTGACGCTAACGGTAACTTGATCACTACTGGCACCAATGCTGGTGATGCAATTACTATTTCCGACAACACATCGAATTCCAACGTTGGTGGAACGCTTCAATACTTCGGAGTAGATGCTAACGGGCAGCCTTCCGGTTCCGTTCCACTTCCGACTAATCTCAACAACGGTCAAGCGAAATTTGCAGTTGAAAATACGACTGTAGGTGTCGCTAATCCAACGATTACAGTGAAGGACACCGTTCTTAACTTTACGGCAACAGCCACATATACCTATGCGGTAGGTGCACCTGCTAAAGTAGCGTTTGGTTCTACTGTTAACCAAACAGTTCAAGCTGGGCAATCCGTAACATTCACTGCACAGCTTCAAGACGCTGCTGGTAATAATGTTAAAGCTGCCGGGCAGAATGTAGTATTCTACTTCAACAGCAACACTGTAAATGCAACACTGCCCAACGGATCGTCTTTGACTGGATCTGCTAATGGTTATGTTGCTACAACCGATGCAAACGGTGTTGCTACTGTAACAGTTCAGGTTCCGAGTAGTGCAACTGCAGGTCAGTCCTTCCAACTTTATGCTAACCTGCAAGGTGGAACTCAACCTGCAGCACCAGGTCCTATTGACTCTGTCGTAGCTGCTGCTAACTATGTAACGGCTCTGAAATTCGGATCTTGGGCTGGTTCTACCTTTACAGCTTATAGCTGGCCGGCTAACAACCAAATTACCGCTGGTAACAACTTAAATAATGTACCTGTTGCACTCAACAACGCAATTGGTGCACAGGCCGGTGCCAACGATCAGCTCAAGGTTGTAACTTCGAACCCGGCAGTAATTGGATTCAACAGCTACGACCCTGGAAAGACTGACTCGAAGACCGTAACGGCTTCTTCTGGTGCTGCTGTTCTGCCGCAATTACAAGCTATGCAAGCAGGTACTGCAACAATTACTGTAACAGATCTGACCAACCCGTCTGTTCCTGCATTAACTGTATCTCTTACTGTTGTACAGGGTCCTGTTAACAACGGTGCAGTCGGTGTGAATGGCGCAGTAATTGGTGCAAATAACCCATTGACTGTTGCTGCTGATACTCCGGTTGCGGTAACCATCTATAACGTTGATATGGGTAATAACCCTGTACCTGTAACTGCTACAGAGGCACACGGTGCAACCAGTGCAGTATTTGCTTTGGGGGATACCAACGGAGGTGAGTTCCGTGCTACTCCTAACGGTGCTCGAATTACCTACGTATCAATTCCGGTTGGTCAAAGCTCGACAACTGTATACTATGTGAACCATACTGCTGGCACTTACACAAGCGGCTTGACTGCAACTACTCCGAATAATGCGACTGGTGTAACCGTTTCTCCAGCAAGTACTGGTCCGAACGTGGGAGCAGTTGACAATCTGACTGTAACGTTGAATGGAGCTAATACCTTCAATGGAACACTGCCAATTACAATTAGTGGTGCTGTTAACTCTCCGAACGGAACTGCACCAGTATTAGCAACTACTGCAACGTTTACTAACGGTACAGCTACAGTTCCTGTTCAACTCTACAGTGCTACTACTCAAAACTTGACTGTATCTGTTGCTGGTTACACAAGCCCCGCTGTTGCAGTAACTCCAGTAGCTGGTGCATTGAATAGTGCAACGGTTACTTACTCTGCAACTACTGTTGCTGC
This DNA window, taken from Effusibacillus pohliae DSM 22757, encodes the following:
- a CDS encoding beta strand repeat-containing protein translates to MTTTVTVYGQAAGLKLSAASNNVVANGKSQDVITATVVDANGNVVSNFNGTVNVAVTTNGAVKLVGSSTTDYSSGVPALFNVKVTNGVATFAVVASSAAGLTDTVSLNGLVSTNQSPIASNVNYPTIAISTVAPAATSLKVTSDIPSVSVNGPTSGNVVNVTAQVQDSTGTNFASAQYVTLTITGPGSFSSSSDVKTLTVYTNAGNGSTGSIPVYATQGVAGTIVVTASAQGLNSGTLNIPTYVTTAPANLKVTSTNGTTSSGVSYTVYTVQLVDANGNLITTGTNAGDAITISDNTSNSNVGGTLQYFGVDANGQPSGSVPLPTNLNNGQAKFAVENTTVGVANPTITVKDTVLNFTATATYTYAVGAPAKVAFGSTVNQTVQAGQSVTFTAQLQDAAGNNVKAAGQNVVFYFNSNTVNATLPNGSSLTGSANGYVATTDANGVATVTVQVPSSATAGQSFQLYANLQGGTQPAAPGPIDSVVAAANYVTALKFGSWAGSTFTAYSWPANNQITAGNNLNNVPVALNNAIGAQAGANDQLKVVTSNPAVIGFNSYDPGKTDSKTVTASSGAAVLPQLQAMQAGTATITVTDLTNPSVPALTVSLTVVQGPVNNGAVGVNGAVIGANNPLTVAADTPVAVTIYNVDMGNNPVPVTATEAHGATSAVFALGDTNGGEFRATPNGARITYVSIPVGQSSTTVYYVNHTAGTYTSGLTATTPNNATGVTVSPASTGPNVGAVDNLTVTLNGANTFNGTLPITISGAVNSPNGTAPVLATTATFTNGTATVPVQLYSATTQNLTVSVAGYTSPAVAVTPVAGALNSATVTYSATTVAATGSLSAPTLSGKDSYGNTVTPSGGSFSVVRKSGTGSGVNIDPTTGALTTNGATSGDVWTVTYTQGAVTATQDITIQ